A stretch of Lactiplantibacillus brownii DNA encodes these proteins:
- a CDS encoding MBL fold metallo-hydrolase: MVLKLATDQMQVSVLASGSTGNVTYIETPEHKVLVDAGLSGKKIANLMSSIGRDINEVDSLFVTHEHTDHCHSAGILARKYGLDVYANQGTWDAMAHKIGEVPTELKHVFDPNTTLGLGDLDIESFSVSHDAAEPQFYELHHAGKSFVIITDTGYVSEHVEGVISDADGYLFECNHDLEMLRMGRYPWPLKQRILGDEGHLSNEDSANALMDVIGQRTKRIYLGHRSQDNNMKTLAHLTVASMMKAHDFGVEHDFQIYDTDPETATKLVTL; encoded by the coding sequence ATGGTATTAAAATTAGCAACAGATCAAATGCAAGTTAGTGTGTTGGCTTCTGGGAGTACTGGGAATGTCACTTATATCGAAACGCCAGAACATAAAGTGTTAGTCGACGCTGGTTTGAGTGGGAAAAAGATCGCCAATTTGATGAGTTCGATTGGCCGTGATATTAATGAAGTCGATAGTTTGTTTGTCACGCACGAACATACCGATCACTGTCATTCAGCGGGCATTTTGGCACGAAAATATGGCCTAGATGTGTACGCTAATCAGGGGACTTGGGACGCCATGGCGCACAAAATTGGTGAGGTTCCGACTGAGCTTAAACATGTCTTTGATCCCAATACCACCCTTGGTTTGGGAGACTTGGATATCGAATCCTTCAGTGTTTCCCACGATGCTGCTGAGCCGCAATTTTATGAATTGCACCACGCCGGCAAATCCTTCGTCATTATCACCGATACGGGTTACGTTTCTGAACACGTCGAAGGGGTCATTAGCGATGCCGATGGCTATTTATTTGAATGTAACCACGATTTAGAAATGTTGCGGATGGGCCGCTATCCTTGGCCACTAAAACAACGAATCCTCGGTGATGAGGGGCATTTATCAAATGAAGATAGTGCGAATGCATTAATGGATGTGATCGGTCAACGGACGAAGCGAATTTACTTAGGTCATCGGAGTCAAGATAACAATATGAAGACTTTGGCGCATTTGACGGTTGCCTCGATGATGAAAGCACACGACTTCGGGGTAGAACACGATTTCCAAATCTATGATACGGATCCTGAAACGGCGACTAAACTAGTGACGCTCTAG
- the rlmH gene encoding 23S rRNA (pseudouridine(1915)-N(3))-methyltransferase RlmH: MNIKIICVGKLKEKYFKQGIAEYAKRMSKFAKFQIVEVPDEKAPESLSNAEMANVMEKEGDRILDKIKDRDYVYALAILGKERSSEEFAAEIDKLTTYGHSDIDFVIGGSLGLAPEVLKRADTQISFGRFTLPHQLMRLVLTEQVYRAFMINIGSPYHK; this comes from the coding sequence ATGAACATCAAAATTATCTGTGTTGGTAAATTAAAGGAAAAGTACTTCAAACAGGGGATTGCGGAATATGCGAAACGGATGAGTAAATTTGCAAAATTCCAGATTGTTGAAGTTCCTGATGAAAAGGCACCAGAGTCATTAAGTAACGCAGAGATGGCTAATGTCATGGAAAAAGAAGGCGATCGGATTTTAGATAAAATCAAGGATCGCGATTACGTGTATGCGTTGGCTATTCTAGGAAAGGAACGTTCTAGTGAAGAATTTGCTGCTGAAATAGATAAACTAACGACTTATGGACACAGTGATATTGATTTTGTCATCGGTGGCTCGTTAGGATTGGCTCCGGAAGTCTTAAAACGTGCGGATACGCAAATCTCATTCGGTCGCTTTACGCTGCCTCATCAATTGATGAGGTTGGTGCTGACGGAACAGGTGTATCGGGCGTTTATGATTAACATTGGGTCACCCTACCATAAGTGA
- a CDS encoding N-acyl homoserine lactonase family protein: MTDQIKIHVLHTGLVKVDKALPFHGLYRNPLAFTGLFRSEKNQTTLPVSSYLIEHPRGLILIDTGWNKQIRTSNWKELGLQVQINTGYLPTGWAVDERMKALGHRPEDLDYVLLSHLHCDHVSGLKHVANAKKILVSAPEWRVANHTPMVYLPSEWHGVNVQTYEYQNTGFGPTGESYDIFGDGSVLQIHTAGHATGMSATLVRGCDGRYVLLAADVGYANRSWEEMLTPGICTSRKAAITSLGWVREMAHDPNCIEALANHDTNTDQHVITLPY, translated from the coding sequence ATGACTGATCAAATAAAAATTCACGTTTTACACACCGGGCTCGTTAAGGTCGACAAGGCTTTGCCGTTTCACGGTCTATACCGTAATCCCTTGGCCTTTACTGGTTTATTTCGTTCAGAGAAGAATCAAACCACATTACCAGTTTCTAGTTACTTGATTGAACACCCCCGGGGCCTAATTTTGATTGATACCGGCTGGAACAAACAAATCCGCACCAGCAACTGGAAAGAACTAGGTTTGCAGGTTCAGATCAATACGGGCTATCTCCCGACTGGCTGGGCAGTCGATGAGCGCATGAAGGCCTTAGGACATCGTCCTGAGGACCTCGACTATGTGTTGTTAAGCCACTTACACTGCGATCACGTCAGTGGCCTCAAGCACGTCGCCAATGCCAAGAAGATCCTAGTATCCGCTCCTGAATGGCGCGTTGCCAATCACACACCAATGGTCTATCTGCCCAGTGAATGGCACGGTGTCAACGTTCAAACTTACGAATACCAAAACACCGGCTTTGGTCCCACAGGCGAAAGTTATGATATCTTTGGTGATGGCAGTGTCTTACAAATTCATACTGCAGGTCACGCGACTGGCATGTCAGCAACGTTGGTCCGCGGTTGCGATGGCCGTTACGTCTTACTCGCAGCAGACGTCGGTTACGCTAATCGTTCATGGGAAGAGATGCTAACACCCGGCATCTGCACCAGTCGTAAAGCTGCCATCACTAGCCTTGGTTGGGTGCGTGAGATGGCCCATGATCCAAACTGTATTGAAGCACTTGCCAATCACGATACCAATACTGATCAACATGTGATCACGCTTCCGTATTAA
- a CDS encoding DHA2 family efflux MFS transporter permease subunit produces MADTKSYHIKTILIIFMLGAFISILNQTLLFTAFPDIMATFGVSNNTVQWLTTAYMLVNGVWIPVTAFLISRFTTRQLTLFAVGTFTLGTLLSAIAVNFSMLLISRLIQAIGAGIIIPLMQVVMFTIVRKDQHGTVMGIIGLTTGFAPLIGPTIAGFIISKLSWRFLFWLVFPIGVGLIIATIFGMQNVGHPSPDNKLDYRSVTYSTVGFGLLLYGTGSLGQNKQLGLIAIVSGLIVIASFIYRQMKLTKPMLDFHIFKNRQFTLSLILVVLSFVTLIGPQAIIPTLVQSAMHHTALTSALVLLPGALASGLTSLVAGKLYDHVGGKILGIIGSLTVAISMIPFLFLTAHTSLLLMTFCLILKMIGNSLVMTPLTTEALNVLPAALLKHGTAMVNTFRQVGGSIGTSLLVVIQAFFSTTSQFTGARAFFASIIIIGFIRFVIALMLKPSNTTD; encoded by the coding sequence ATGGCTGACACTAAAAGCTATCACATCAAAACCATTCTTATCATATTTATGCTAGGCGCATTCATTTCGATTCTCAATCAGACCTTGCTCTTCACTGCATTTCCTGACATTATGGCCACTTTTGGCGTCAGCAATAATACTGTTCAATGGCTGACAACTGCCTACATGCTTGTAAATGGTGTGTGGATCCCGGTCACCGCATTTTTGATTAGTCGCTTTACGACACGCCAACTCACCCTATTTGCAGTTGGTACTTTTACACTGGGCACCTTACTATCGGCAATAGCCGTTAATTTCAGTATGCTACTGATTTCTCGACTCATCCAAGCGATCGGCGCTGGAATTATCATCCCATTAATGCAAGTGGTGATGTTTACAATCGTCAGAAAAGACCAGCATGGCACCGTTATGGGAATAATTGGCCTAACAACTGGCTTTGCCCCTTTGATCGGTCCGACTATCGCCGGTTTCATCATTAGCAAGCTGTCCTGGCGTTTTCTGTTTTGGTTAGTTTTCCCTATTGGCGTTGGCTTGATCATTGCCACAATTTTTGGCATGCAAAACGTTGGTCATCCTAGTCCTGACAATAAACTTGACTATCGCTCAGTCACTTATTCAACAGTCGGATTTGGCTTATTACTTTACGGTACGGGTAGCCTCGGCCAAAATAAACAGCTTGGGCTCATCGCGATTGTCAGCGGCCTAATCGTTATTGCCAGCTTCATTTATCGTCAAATGAAGCTGACTAAGCCGATGCTAGATTTTCACATTTTTAAAAATCGCCAATTCACTTTATCACTAATCCTAGTCGTTTTATCGTTCGTTACCTTGATTGGACCACAAGCCATTATTCCAACTTTAGTACAATCGGCCATGCACCACACTGCCCTGACGTCAGCGCTCGTTTTATTACCAGGAGCCCTCGCTAGTGGCTTAACTTCGCTGGTTGCGGGGAAATTATATGATCATGTTGGCGGTAAAATACTAGGAATCATCGGTAGTCTCACCGTAGCCATCTCAATGATACCATTCCTATTTCTAACAGCGCATACTTCATTACTCTTGATGACTTTTTGCTTGATTCTAAAAATGATCGGCAATTCTTTAGTGATGACCCCTTTAACAACAGAAGCGCTAAACGTCTTACCAGCAGCATTATTAAAACATGGTACTGCGATGGTCAACACTTTCCGACAAGTTGGTGGCTCAATTGGAACCAGCCTATTAGTCGTCATTCAGGCTTTCTTTAGCACAACGTCTCAATTTACCGGAGCCCGAGCCTTTTTTGCCAGCATTATCATAATTGGCTTCATTCGATTTGTGATTGCGTTAATGCTCAAACCAAGTAACACTACTGATTAG
- a CDS encoding S1C family serine protease — protein sequence MTNNSLVKVAVTALIAGLLGGGIAYGGINYFSNNNVTTSSTSVPTGSNKSGSTGTTNVKVNVSSQATKVFKNNKAAVVSVINLQKQSTSSGWSGILGGTDGSNSDSSSSSSSSSSKLQEYSEGSGLIYKKSGNVAYIVTNNHVVSGSNAIQVIMSNGTKLSAKLVGTDSVTDLAVLKINSAKVTKTASFGNSDNIEVGENALAIGSPLGSNYATTLTEGIISAKKRTIATTNTSGQQTGYATVIQTDAAINPGNSGGPLFNLAGQVIGINSMKLSSDSSGTSVEGMGFAIPSNEVVKIINELVENGEVVRPALGVATYNLSNISASDRKSVLKLPASMTKGVVIMKTYAGSPAKAAGLTKYDVITELGGKKITSLATLRTALYEHQVNDTVTVKYYHNGSLKTANMKLTETTKTLTKQSN from the coding sequence ATGACAAACAACTCATTAGTCAAGGTCGCTGTAACTGCTCTCATTGCCGGCTTGTTAGGTGGCGGGATCGCTTACGGTGGCATCAATTATTTCAGCAATAATAATGTCACAACATCTTCGACCAGTGTTCCAACCGGGTCCAATAAATCGGGTTCAACGGGTACCACCAATGTGAAAGTTAATGTCAGTTCCCAAGCCACGAAAGTCTTTAAGAATAATAAAGCCGCCGTGGTCTCCGTAATCAACTTGCAGAAGCAAAGCACTTCGAGTGGTTGGAGTGGGATTTTGGGCGGTACGGATGGTTCGAATAGCGATAGTTCTAGCTCCAGCTCATCTAGCAGCAGTAAGTTGCAAGAGTACAGTGAAGGCTCTGGGCTGATTTACAAGAAGAGTGGTAATGTGGCTTACATCGTGACGAATAATCACGTGGTGAGCGGCTCAAACGCCATTCAAGTGATCATGAGTAATGGGACGAAGTTGTCAGCTAAATTGGTTGGGACCGATTCAGTGACCGACTTGGCCGTTTTGAAGATTAATTCTGCCAAAGTGACGAAGACGGCTAGTTTCGGTAACTCCGATAATATCGAAGTTGGTGAAAATGCCTTAGCCATTGGGTCACCATTAGGTTCTAACTATGCGACGACCTTAACGGAAGGGATTATTTCCGCGAAGAAACGGACGATCGCGACGACGAATACATCTGGTCAACAGACAGGGTATGCGACGGTTATTCAGACGGATGCAGCGATTAACCCTGGGAACTCTGGTGGGCCGCTCTTCAATTTAGCGGGCCAAGTCATTGGGATCAACTCAATGAAGTTGTCTTCCGATAGCTCGGGAACGAGTGTCGAAGGCATGGGCTTCGCGATTCCAAGTAACGAAGTGGTTAAAATAATTAATGAGTTAGTTGAAAATGGTGAAGTTGTTCGGCCAGCGTTAGGGGTTGCGACATATAATTTGTCTAATATCTCGGCCAGTGATCGGAAGTCAGTCTTGAAGTTGCCAGCCAGCATGACTAAAGGGGTCGTTATCATGAAGACCTATGCGGGTTCACCGGCAAAAGCAGCTGGATTAACAAAATATGATGTCATTACGGAGTTAGGCGGTAAGAAGATTACCAGTCTAGCAACCTTACGGACGGCACTGTATGAGCATCAGGTCAATGATACGGTAACTGTGAAGTATTATCATAATGGGTCGTTAAAGACCGCAAATATGAAACTAACAGAAACGACTAAAACATTAACGAAGCAATCTAATTAA
- a CDS encoding two-component system regulatory protein YycI, with amino-acid sequence MNFRRIEWIFVTAFVVLDIFLVYMFVQTSSSDTSTKSSSDTATTVIREMRDDNISFSDPSSKEGTGYYIAGNNDSGLKQHLDQLTEQTARLLTSSKLTSTLHTTMTIDKDHPQVDLDSFVKQSANVIHGDEYVYSAALSSTGDYVYVQKVADGEILTATGQLHLMVNKNRQLVSYTQSYVNSVKTLREKAVTISEKKALVALYQYNQVSNNSRIVWGKLGYSRLLKLKDSSVYVPTWIFAVKSKNSANYSVHRINAFTGAAMKNGSTETTTEAASVESSTAGMIWHAE; translated from the coding sequence ATGAACTTTCGAAGAATTGAATGGATTTTCGTGACGGCCTTCGTGGTGCTCGATATCTTCTTGGTCTACATGTTTGTTCAGACCAGTTCAAGTGATACGAGCACTAAGTCATCAAGTGATACGGCAACGACGGTTATTCGTGAAATGCGGGATGACAATATTAGTTTCAGCGACCCGAGCAGTAAAGAGGGCACCGGCTATTACATTGCTGGCAATAATGACAGTGGTTTGAAACAACATTTAGATCAGTTAACTGAACAGACGGCGCGATTATTGACGAGTAGTAAATTGACCAGTACGTTGCATACCACGATGACCATTGATAAAGATCATCCACAAGTTGATCTCGATAGTTTCGTGAAACAATCGGCTAACGTGATCCATGGGGATGAATACGTCTATTCTGCCGCTTTGTCGTCTACGGGCGACTATGTATACGTCCAAAAAGTGGCGGATGGTGAAATCCTGACGGCGACTGGTCAATTACATTTGATGGTCAACAAGAATCGGCAATTAGTGAGTTACACGCAGTCTTACGTGAATAGCGTGAAAACATTGCGTGAAAAAGCGGTCACGATTAGTGAAAAGAAAGCTTTAGTGGCTTTGTACCAATATAATCAAGTTTCCAATAATTCCCGTATCGTGTGGGGCAAGTTGGGCTATTCACGGCTATTGAAGTTGAAAGATAGTAGCGTGTACGTGCCTACTTGGATTTTCGCGGTCAAAAGCAAGAACAGTGCCAATTACAGTGTGCACCGCATCAACGCCTTTACGGGCGCAGCGATGAAGAACGGTAGCACGGAAACAACGACGGAAGCTGCGAGTGTGGAAAGTAGCACCGCTGGGATGATTTGGCATGCAGAATAA
- a CDS encoding TetR/AcrR family transcriptional regulator, with amino-acid sequence MADLRKFKSQRDIQMGLIACLKNKRFNEVTVNDICTQALVGRSTFYHHYADKYALLEEMVTQRVDVFDRLLDQRVAGITEDQPLLVLYRQLEGDAGAITCLLQIHEKDGDLSDRYLNSLARHARTLFPKVTLAIPQGFALELYSTTALTAISWALRHGEPEAISHFMNQLMKLVLNTEA; translated from the coding sequence ATGGCCGATTTGCGTAAGTTTAAGAGTCAACGGGATATTCAAATGGGTTTGATCGCTTGCCTTAAGAATAAGCGATTCAACGAAGTCACTGTCAATGACATCTGTACGCAAGCATTGGTGGGACGTAGTACGTTTTACCATCACTATGCTGACAAGTATGCGTTGCTTGAAGAGATGGTGACACAGCGTGTAGACGTATTTGATCGGTTATTAGACCAACGAGTAGCGGGCATTACGGAAGATCAGCCATTGTTGGTATTGTATCGACAACTCGAAGGCGATGCAGGGGCCATCACATGCTTACTACAGATACACGAAAAAGATGGCGATCTAAGTGATCGCTATCTTAATAGCCTTGCCCGTCATGCGCGGACTTTGTTTCCCAAGGTGACTTTAGCAATCCCTCAAGGCTTTGCGTTGGAATTATATTCAACCACTGCTTTGACTGCAATCAGCTGGGCGTTGCGTCATGGGGAACCTGAAGCCATTTCACATTTTATGAATCAGTTAATGAAATTGGTGCTTAATACGGAAGCGTGA
- the walK gene encoding cell wall metabolism sensor histidine kinase WalK gives MKLKRKNFFKSINFKIALVFALLLLITLEIVGAIFVRQLETENLQQFKTQVQIPTYIDNSLAEQLSGSNTTKANAQIKTMLSDINNSNIDEVRVIDSKGTIRGTNDVNDQAVVGQKTTDRNVKNAIYNNRSYTKNTYDTSNNSQYYISIVPLYSSNTTGNNSQLVGVLYVRANMKSVYNTINSIMKIFAVASLVAMALGLGIAIIIARAITRPIEEMKRQTQRIARGDYAGQVRVYSDDELGQLAGAINNLSIRVEESQESTEAERRRLDSVLAHMSDGVIATDRRGNITIINETASDFVDVTAEKAIGNSILDMLQIRDDYSLRDLIENQDELTLDFSSNERDLILNAYFSLIQRESGFISGLVCVLHDVTEQQKIDNDRKQFVSNVSHELRTPLTSLRSYIEALSDGAWKDPEVAPGFLKVTQEETDRMIRMINELLSLSRMDSGTTRVDMELVNINEMFNYVLNRFDMILKKDDNPAKYYTIKREFTKRDLWVEIDTDKFTQVLDNIMNNAIKYSPDGGVVTCRLLETHNQVIISISDQGLGIPRADLTHVFDRFFRVDKARSRAQGGTGLGLAISKEVVQMLGGRIWVDSVEGQGSTFYISLPYEPYEEEDLWDDDSQA, from the coding sequence TTGAAACTTAAGCGAAAGAATTTTTTTAAGTCGATTAATTTTAAAATTGCGCTCGTTTTTGCGTTGCTACTGTTAATTACGCTGGAAATTGTTGGCGCAATCTTTGTCCGGCAACTGGAAACTGAAAATTTGCAGCAATTTAAAACGCAAGTTCAGATTCCGACTTATATTGATAATTCGTTGGCAGAACAACTCTCAGGAAGTAACACGACCAAAGCCAATGCCCAAATTAAAACGATGTTATCGGATATCAATAATTCAAATATTGACGAAGTCCGGGTCATCGATAGTAAAGGGACGATTCGTGGGACTAATGATGTGAATGATCAAGCCGTAGTTGGTCAAAAAACAACGGATCGTAATGTCAAAAATGCGATATATAATAATCGTTCTTATACTAAGAATACGTATGATACGTCGAATAATAGTCAGTACTATATTTCAATCGTGCCATTGTATAGTTCTAACACAACGGGGAACAACAGCCAGTTAGTCGGGGTGTTATACGTTCGGGCCAACATGAAGTCGGTCTATAACACGATCAATTCAATTATGAAGATTTTCGCGGTCGCTTCGTTGGTGGCAATGGCCTTAGGATTAGGGATTGCCATCATCATTGCCCGGGCAATTACGCGACCAATTGAAGAAATGAAACGTCAGACACAACGGATCGCGCGCGGCGATTATGCTGGGCAAGTTCGTGTTTATAGTGATGATGAACTGGGTCAATTGGCTGGTGCCATTAATAACTTGTCGATTCGCGTTGAAGAATCACAAGAATCGACCGAAGCGGAACGCCGTCGGTTAGACAGTGTCCTTGCCCACATGAGTGACGGGGTCATTGCGACGGATCGTCGTGGGAATATCACGATTATTAATGAAACAGCTTCAGATTTTGTTGATGTGACCGCTGAAAAGGCGATTGGTAATTCAATTTTGGATATGTTGCAGATTCGTGATGATTATTCCTTACGTGATCTGATTGAAAATCAAGATGAACTCACTCTGGATTTCTCATCGAATGAACGAGATTTAATTTTAAATGCGTATTTCTCATTGATCCAACGTGAATCTGGGTTTATCAGTGGCTTAGTCTGTGTTTTGCACGATGTCACGGAACAACAAAAGATCGATAATGACCGTAAACAATTCGTTTCCAACGTGTCGCATGAATTGCGGACACCGTTGACCAGTCTGCGGAGCTATATTGAAGCCTTGAGTGATGGCGCCTGGAAAGACCCTGAAGTCGCCCCAGGTTTCTTAAAAGTTACGCAAGAAGAAACGGACCGGATGATTCGGATGATCAACGAGCTTTTAAGCTTGTCACGAATGGATTCTGGGACGACTCGGGTGGACATGGAGTTGGTCAATATCAACGAAATGTTTAACTATGTTTTGAATCGGTTTGATATGATCCTGAAAAAAGATGACAATCCGGCTAAATACTACACGATTAAACGGGAATTTACGAAACGCGACCTTTGGGTTGAAATTGACACCGATAAATTCACGCAGGTTTTAGATAACATTATGAATAATGCAATCAAGTATTCGCCCGATGGTGGGGTCGTAACTTGTCGCCTACTAGAAACGCATAACCAAGTCATTATCAGTATTAGTGATCAAGGTCTTGGGATTCCACGGGCTGACTTGACGCACGTTTTTGACCGGTTCTTCCGAGTCGATAAGGCGCGTTCACGAGCTCAAGGTGGGACTGGCCTTGGTTTAGCGATTTCTAAGGAAGTCGTGCAAATGTTAGGTGGTCGTATCTGGGTCGATAGTGTTGAGGGTCAGGGCTCGACTTTCTACATCTCGTTGCCATATGAACCTTATGAAGAGGAGGATCTTTGGGATGACGACTCGCAAGCTTAG
- a CDS encoding YycH family regulatory protein has product MTTRKLRHLILPITLTLLIFLSVGLSMYIWTNPSRYERENKVSTASSNSTLATRTIDDIYLPTQLVHTDSAGKQTLLINKNVSLVSQFKEQISRWQATSIVKVRVTSAKSYEALLNGQDSYVLNFPDSVTVAMFNTIFNQNLKNYRSSEFSRIVVPVNDVDHLYLLNDSKHQIYSVRLKKKSLKLMRKVLQANKVTAIAVKMTYEANETYLDYTQPVTMQHYSYLMNEQSASELANRLLDADGNSSVSVRTHNGEQIYTTGAFKRMTVNNKLGTVYFEDYSDSGDTRQISFTTQLQKSYSHLVSLGVPMDNIRYYGYDTTSSSVIYRSYVEGFPIFNQTENGDVRIQMTSNGLDRYYFSLDSLQVPVPTTGKQTAVTLPSSTSVLKQLIAAGYKDNKIGSIELGYQWSQNKSSKLVIDLTPTYYVNYNGSWRTYTSMLSGS; this is encoded by the coding sequence ATGACGACTCGCAAGCTTAGACACCTCATTTTACCCATTACCCTGACCCTACTAATCTTCCTCAGTGTGGGCTTGTCCATGTATATCTGGACCAATCCATCACGTTATGAACGGGAAAATAAGGTTAGTACCGCTTCTTCAAACTCAACTTTGGCGACGCGCACGATCGATGATATTTATTTGCCAACTCAATTGGTACACACAGATTCGGCTGGCAAACAAACGTTATTAATTAATAAAAATGTCAGTCTGGTCAGTCAATTTAAAGAACAGATTAGTCGATGGCAGGCGACGAGTATCGTAAAGGTTCGCGTCACCTCAGCTAAAAGCTACGAGGCCTTGTTGAATGGGCAAGATTCGTACGTGCTGAATTTTCCTGATAGTGTCACAGTAGCGATGTTTAACACAATTTTTAATCAAAATTTGAAGAACTATCGCTCCTCTGAATTCAGTCGGATTGTCGTGCCAGTCAATGACGTTGATCACTTATATTTACTCAATGATAGTAAGCATCAGATTTATAGTGTCCGACTAAAAAAGAAGTCGTTAAAGTTGATGCGTAAGGTTTTACAGGCTAACAAAGTCACGGCGATTGCGGTGAAAATGACCTATGAAGCAAATGAAACGTATCTGGATTACACCCAACCAGTGACGATGCAACATTATAGCTATTTAATGAACGAGCAATCAGCTAGCGAACTCGCGAACCGTTTATTAGATGCGGATGGGAATTCGTCCGTGTCCGTCCGAACGCATAATGGTGAACAGATTTACACGACTGGGGCGTTTAAACGGATGACGGTCAACAATAAACTGGGGACGGTTTATTTTGAAGATTACAGTGATTCTGGTGACACGCGGCAAATTTCATTTACCACGCAGCTGCAGAAGAGCTATAGCCATCTGGTCAGTCTCGGCGTGCCGATGGATAATATTCGCTACTATGGCTATGACACGACTAGCAGTAGCGTCATTTACCGCAGTTACGTTGAAGGTTTTCCAATTTTCAATCAAACGGAAAATGGCGATGTTCGTATTCAGATGACGTCTAATGGACTGGATCGTTACTACTTCTCACTGGATAGTTTACAAGTGCCAGTACCAACGACCGGTAAGCAAACGGCGGTGACACTACCAAGTTCCACTAGTGTCCTCAAGCAGCTTATTGCCGCTGGTTATAAAGATAATAAGATTGGTAGCATCGAACTCGGTTATCAGTGGTCGCAAAATAAGTCGTCCAAACTCGTGATTGACTTAACGCCGACATATTACGTCAACTACAATGGCAGTTGGCGGACTTATACGTCGATGCTGAGCGGATCGTAA